Proteins found in one Oncorhynchus keta strain PuntledgeMale-10-30-2019 chromosome 2, Oket_V2, whole genome shotgun sequence genomic segment:
- the LOC118359825 gene encoding glucose-fructose oxidoreductase domain-containing protein 2-like: protein MLPGVGVFGTGSTARVLVPLLRGEGFEVHALWGRSEEEASSLAQELGILFHTSQSDDVLLHPDVDLVCIYISPPLTRQIAVKALGIGKNVVCEKAATAVDAFKMVTAAQYYPQLLSIVGNALRFLPAFVAMQQLLAEGYVGELQVCDSRVYGPSLLDQSYGWTCEELMGGGGLHTVGSSLVDLLSHLTGARAVRVHGLLRTFVGQNGAIHGIRCVTSDDFSFFQMLMGGSASGRGVGTGTGSGVCCTVTLNFNMPGAFVHEVMVVGSAGRLIARGTELYGQRNGGKEEELLLGDSGGTGQEVKDVPLPHLRGLGSMVTALKDAFQAQEERRLWARGPVAMASTFEDGLYVQTVVEAVTRSSRSGEWESVEVMTQEPDPNQNLCEVLLINKN from the exons ATGTTGcctggtgttggtgtgtttggcACAGGGAGTACGGCACGGGTGCTAGTTCCTTTGCTGCGGGGGGAAGGGTTTGAGGTACACGCGCTCTGggggaggagcgaggaggaggCAAGCTCCCTGGCGCAAGAGCTGGGCATTCTGTTTCACACCAGCCAATCGGACGATGTCTTATTGCACCCTGATGTTGACCTGGTCTGCATCTACATCTCACCCCCACTCACACGGCAGATTGCAGTCAAAGCCCTGG gGATAGGTAAAAATGTGGTATGTGAGAAGGCTGCTACTGCTGTGGACGCGTTCAAGATGGTGACTGCTGCGCAATACTACCCCCAGTTGCTGAGCATTGTGGGTAATGCTCTGCGCTTCCTCCCAGCGTTCGTAGCAATGCAGCAGTTGCTGGCAGAGGGATACGTGGGTGAGCTGCAAGTGTGCGATTCCCGTGTCTATGGTCCCAGTCTGCTCGATCAATCATACGGCTGGACCTGCGAGGAGCTGATGGGGGGTGGCGGGCTCCACACGGTTGGCTCTTCCCTCGTGGACCTTCTGAGTCACCTGACGGGAGCACGGGCGGTGCGGGTGCACGGCCTTCTCCGGACGTTCGTGGGGCAGAATGGAGCAATCCACGGGATCCGCTGCGTCACCAGCGATGACTTCAGTTTCTTCCAGATGCTGATGGGAGGGTCTGCTTCTGGTAGAGGGGTAGGGACTGGGACTGGGTCAGGAGTGTGCTGCACTGTGACTCTGAACTTCAACATGCCGGGGGCCTTTGTCCACGAGGTGATGGTTGTTGGGTCAGCAGGGAGGCTGATTGCCAGGGGGACAGAGCTGTATGGGCAGCGcaatggagggaaagaggaagagctGCTGCTAGGGGACAGCGGAGGGACGGGACAAGAGGTCAAGGATGTCCCCCTGCCACACCTGCGGGGGCTAGGCTCCATGGTTACGGCTCTAAAAGATGCTTTCCAGGCACAGGAAGAGCGTCGGTTGTGGGCGCGGGGGCCGGTTGCTATGGCGTCGACGTTTGAGGATGGGCTGTATGTGCAGACGGTGGTGGAGGCGGTGACACGGTCAAGCCGCAGCGGAGAGTGGGAAAGTGTGGAGGTCATGACTCAGGAACCAGATCCCAACCAAAACCTCTGTGAGGTGCTGCTGATAAACAAGAACTGA